A stretch of DNA from Oryza brachyantha chromosome 9, ObraRS2, whole genome shotgun sequence:
GGTGACAGCAGGCCAACAACTCACCTGTAGCCTGCACCTGCACTGCAATGCAGGCCTGGAATTCTTCCTCttcaatattttaattctCCTGCTTAATTTTACGCATACGACAAACTCCCTGCGTATCAGATTTGCCGACCGCAAAATGCTACTACTACTGATCTTTTCTTCTAGCTGTTGATACGATCAAACTAAAGGGCATATGGCAGAAGAGAAATATAATAGTGTTTATGGGTCCTAATTAGTAGAGAGATGTTTCATCGTACAAAATTTGTCGTGTTTGCTGACCATTACGAGTAATTAGTGGATTTCTTTTAGACGATCGAGAAAATTCATCAGTTTGGACGCATACATAGAAGCAGAAGTTTGCTTTTAAATTAAGTCGCTTTCTTATATTGACCGTGATAACTCTCTCTTTTGAAAACTGCAGCATACGACCAACTTAAGAGCCAAGTCTATGGAATTGAAATGGCCCGCGTGCGCTGGTCTGGAACGTTGTATAGACGTTAGTTGAATattccaattaatttaataatttattatgctACCCAATCAAGTAGTAGTTTCATAAGTTGCACTTAATCCGTTTCATATCATAAACTGTCTAGATTTAACgattgatttatatataatttgtataatatttaaatttattagcatttctAGATAAAGTCAGAAATTCTTATATCGTAAAATAGATGTAATATCATTTTTGACAAGAATATAACtggtaatttttaaaatattagctTGAAAACACTAAAACAACATGTATAGATAAGTATTCAAAAGTGAGTAAAAggaaacatttatttatttatagattgatagaaaattaaagttcaaaatatattttaaagatcaTTCATTAACTAAAATAGGAAGAATTATTACGACCACTCTTTTTGCTTCCActtattcttataagccaaaatttaaaattctaaccttaaatttatagctttggattttagatcgctaaaaatacgtacataaaagttgtgttcacatattatttttcgtttgtaaatatgtcattccGTCTTTTTCAACGATCAACCCCTGAGTAcaatgtattaaattttttctcaaacgactatatattaaatttaataaatttaagagtttttttaccgtccttgaaaaagtaactgtaaaaagtatgatatcttgagatattataaatttatattaaaatttttggtaacttaatgtatttttaaggACGAGATAAAGGCCCTAAATTTAATGGATTGGATGAGTCGTACTCAAGGACCACAGGAGCAGTGTGAACGAATAGATGTGCTACGGCAGATTAATACgagtatatatgtttctttttttaataagaggGAGAACGTTACCGATCCATCACCGTCGACTAGTACGGAGTCTATGGACTGACCGAGAGCTAGcctcataatatatatacgttTCTTCCAGTTTTGTGGCCTCATCGATCATCGATCACTGACAGAACGTAAAAAGTAGGTTAACTTTGATCAATCGATCTCCTCTGCTTAATTAGTTTGCCCCTTCCAGCTAGctagttagctagctagatatatGGCTTCCATGGGAAGAGTTGTGGTGGTGGCCATGACGATGATGGTCATGCTGGGaatggcgtcggcggcgacctACAACGTCGGCGAGCCGGGCGGCGCATGGGACCTCAACACCAACTACGCCAACTGGGTTGCCCAAAAGAAGTTCCACCCAGGCGACCAGATaggtatgcatatatatgatgatgaaTTGAATTGGATCGAGATATGAATAATATAGATGCTAATTATATTAGTGGAGTAACTGCAGTGTTCAAGTACTCGCCCCAGCAGCACGACGTGGTGGAGGTGAACAAGGCGGGGTACGACTCctgctccagctccagctccagctccagcgCCATAGCCACCCACACCACCGGCAACGACGCCATCGCCCTCAACTCCACCGGCACCCGCTACTTCATCTGCGGCTTCCCCGGCCACTGCACCACCACCGGCACAGGCAGCATGAAGATCCAGATTGATGTCGTGCAGGCGGACTCCTCCACTCCTGCGCCTGCCCCGCCCACG
This window harbors:
- the LOC102722247 gene encoding basic blue protein-like, whose protein sequence is MASMGRVVVVAMTMMVMLGMASAATYNVGEPGGAWDLNTNYANWVAQKKFHPGDQIVFKYSPQQHDVVEVNKAGYDSCSSSSSSSSAIATHTTGNDAIALNSTGTRYFICGFPGHCTTTGTGSMKIQIDVVQADSSTPAPAPPTPSGSGPNPTPPAPVRSPPSSAATSLKATAAAAVAVLLAALMA